Proteins from one Gossypium raimondii isolate GPD5lz chromosome 8, ASM2569854v1, whole genome shotgun sequence genomic window:
- the LOC105793474 gene encoding feruloyl CoA ortho-hydroxylase F6H1-3-like — protein MSPKRKLLHYGLPFAGREPVLDYMKKSEVVIKQLLKVLMNGLNLHEIDETKELLLMGSMRTNLNYYPKCPNPELTVGVGRHSDASTLTILLQDEIGRLFVRGNDGDNWIYVPPIKGSLVINVGDALQIISKGKYRSVKHRVVANGSKNRISVPIFVNPRPIDMIGPFPELIENGEKPIYKQVLYSDYVKHFFCKAHDGKKTVVFAEL, from the exons atgTCTCCGAAGAGGAAGCTTTTGCACTATGGACTTCCGTTTGCAGGTAG gGAACCAGTGCTAGATTATATGAAGAAATCTGAAGTTGTCattaaacaattattaaaaGTGCTAATGAATGGCCTAAATTTGCATGAGATTGACGAAACAAAAGAATTATTGTTGATGGGGTCGATGAGGACTAACCTTAATTATTATCCCAAATGTCCTAATCCCGAACTCACTGTTGGAGTTGGTCGACATTCTGATGCCTCGACTCTCACAATTCTCCTTCAAGACGAAATTGGAAGGCTTTTCGTTAGAGGAAATGACGGCGATAATTGGATCTATGTTCCTCCAATCAAAGGTTCCCTTGTGATCAATGTTGGAGACGCATTGCAAATAATTAGTAAAGGCAAGTACAGAAGTGTCAAACATCGCGTGGTGGCCAATGGAAGCAAGAATAGAATCTCTGTCCCAATTTTTGTGAACCCAAGACCTATTGATATGATCGGACCATTTCCTGAACTAATCGAAAATGGTGAGAAACCGATTTATAAACAAGTTCTTTATTCAGATTACGTCAAACATTTCTTCTGTAAAGCACATGACGGAAAGAAAACAGTTGTGTTTGCCGAATTATAA